ACAGAGCAGCCTCCAGAACTCCCGCGACTTTCTGGAAGAAAAGCTTCCACGTCCCTGCGCTGCTGTTCATGCTGCTCGGCGCCTTGCAAGTCAGCAGTGTGACGAGGTTGTCAGAGGAAAGAGATGATGCGACCTTGAAAGAAGCGGACAGATTTGTGCAGTCAGTGAACCAGGACTCTTTGCAAAGACAGGCATTCAGGTGCACCGTTCAAGGGAGACTTACCGAAGAGCAGGCATAATCAGAGATGCCGAAGTCGCACAGCTGGTTCGAGGAAGGAGGCTGGCTCCCAAGTTGACCACTGCAAGGCAGAAAAACATGTTATCCATTTTCACCACTTTAAAGCCTATTTCTGCTCTCAGCAGGCACCAAACCGATACTCACCTGTTGACACTTCCACACAGCCTCACCTCtgcaaagcaaaagaaaaaaaaaaaacaataaaacgaAAGATGAGGTCTAGAATTTACTAGCTatctcatgattttttttttacaaacttaTGAAATTCTATCAATCGCAAACTAGCATCCTGTGTTCTGACTCACCGTCCACTATTGTTTCGTTGCACTGGTGATAGGGAAGACAAAGAAAGGAAAGATAAGAAAACAATTATGTACAGCTTCTAATTGAGCTTGAACTTTACTCATAACCGATGTAAGACAATGAAGCACTTACGGAACCGACAGGGCGAGGAGGCTTGCAgtctgaggaaaaaaacaagacaaacaagaCTTCTGTCAATGGGAGCCCACTTGCGTATTGTTTACATTCACGTGCATTTGGTAAGAGCTCTTTCGGTTTACCAAAGAACAACACTTCGTTCTTTACGTATTTGAGGGAGCGTTGGTCAGGCCATACCTTCTGGTGGTGACTTTTGAAGTTCGTCTATGCTTGACTTCAGCTCCACTCGAACTCCAGATGGGAGAACCGCCAAAGCGTTCTCCAGGCCTTTCAATCTGTGGAAACGTGCAAAAATGGAAAATCTCAACATTTACTTCTACTCACCGAATAAAGACATGAAACCAAGGGAGCCAGATTGTTTACATTGCTTTGTAAGAGTCACAGGTGAGGTCGGTGGGGATCACCACCAGAACTGAAGGACGGAAGCTGGCCAGCAGGACCACCAGGTTGATTTGGAACCACAGCTCATAGTCGCTGGTTTGGAAGACAGGGAATTTGGGAGCCAGAGCCGTCAAAGTCAGGTTCAGTATTGCGTCCCGGACGTCCGCGTTGGCGATGTAGGTGATGTTTTCCTGAGAGCGGAGGGTGGGGGAAGAGATACCTTTAGCACCACGTTGGGACCTTCTAGCAAGGCCTGCTTGTTCGCAAGCAGCGCATTCTTGGTCCAAGCCATTAAGgataaattccattaaaaagaaaaaaagaataaaaagaaaaaggactTACCTCCTTGCTGACCTCCACGAACGTTTCAAAGAATCTCTCTAGCTGCCCCTCGTCTGAGGATTCTAGGATGCTGTTCAACACCTCCTTCACCACGGTCACATTTTCAAGAGCACCGTGGACGGATCCAACAGCAGCTCTGCTTTCTGGTCAGGTGACAGGGATTCCAGAGCTGCCAGCTGaggtgaacaaaacaaaacaaataacgcATGACTGTTGGTGACTTGCTCTCTTTTCCCAATGATATacagaaaagaagaaaacaaactatcaaagaaagaaagaaagaaagaaacaaaaatggcTGCCAGCCAAAGGCTCCCTTAAAGCTGTGTGAGAAGAGAAGCATAACAAAAACAGGTGATTTACCCCGCTGATGTTCAGCTCCTTGAGGTCTGTGTAATTGGCCACCGTGGTGAATGGACCCAAGTTGATGCCAAGCCACTCAGTATCGTTTCCGATGTCCTTTCTGCAATCTGTTTTTAAAGATAAGAGCGGAAGAAGATCAGCCTGCGCCGGTGCACTGCTGTGAAGCCAGCACACAAAACCCCTGACCGGTCAGCTTAAACAAAACCAGCGACGCGCCTGCCGGCAACAGAGAGGTGGAAGTGAAAGCACGTCCTGGAAGGTCTACCTGGATTGTTGAATTGGACGGCAAATTCCTTCAGGCGCCCACCAGAATCCTGGTTATCTCCTGCCTCCTGGTGAATGTCATGTTGTGGAAAACATCTCCCATTCCCTCAACGCTGCAACAGAGAGGCACAGAAGAGTGTTAAGGTGGGCGTGTCGATGCAGATCGACAAGCTTCCTTTCTCCACATTCAGGCACTCACATCACATGGTAGTTGGTGCAGTTGACGCCAGCTGTGACCTTAAGCAGCATTTCGGCGGTGAAACTGGGGAGGATAGGGATGAGCTTCACGGTGAACCACACTTCCCAGTCATGAGCCACAAATTGCTGGAACTTCAGTTCAATGATTACGAAGGTTCGGTTCATCATCACGCCTCTCACAGCAGGGGTGATATCGAATCTGCAGGGACACAACACCGAGTGTGAATGGCAATGCATTAAAATAGCGGTCCTCGCGGTTTCCACGCCGCCTCTGTCAGACCCGTTGACTCATTGACTTGCCTGAGAAGTTGCTGTTAGCTCCAGAAACTCCTCCACGTTCTTGAAAGCGTCGCCATCCTCCAGGCGGTCGAACACAGCGTGGATCTGATTGGTGTCGTTCAGCGCTCCGGAGCTCAGTGTCAGTTCAGCTACTTGGGTAGGGCTCAGCAGTTCCAACGATTCAAACTGAAGCACAACATGGACAGCAGATGTTATATCACAGATGAGGCCGTTCACTCAAAACCAAAAAATACATTCGTAAAATGATGACAGTTTACATGGGCAGCTGGAGCAAGCCAAAGTTTACTCACGCTGGAGACATTTTCATTCAGCTTTTGCAAATCCTTCAAGGTAGCGTAGACTGAGAAGTTGCCAAAGTTCTTCTCCAGCCAGTCAGCGGTGCTCGTAGTTTTGGCAAGACAGGCAGGATCTGGAATGAACAATGGGGGAATTAAACAGAGCACCACTGAACTGGCGAAACACCCGTGACAAGCCGAGACGTTGAAGGATGCCTAGGGAACTACAGCATGACGGATGGCAACTCAGGACAGTGATAGGACTTTAAGTACCTGTTAGGTCATCTCTCGAGAGGAAGGGTTGGATAAAATCAGTGAAGACGACCTGTTGTTTCCCCACCTCCATGAGGGACGCTTGACGGCTGAGAGCCTGCACCCTAATTCGGAAAAGATCGTCGACCGTTAAAGAATGCTCAACTTCGCCCCTGACTACCGCTTCAGGATTTCCTGAGAATACTTACACAACTTGGTACGTGTCGCAACTGAAGTTCTTGGAGCTAAGACAGGAAAGGAAGTCTCTGGAGACTGCTGGCAAGAATGGTCTCAGCTTTCCCCGGAACCAGTCGGTAACGAAGctgacatctgtcagctgtgcgaCGCTGAAGTTGTTGACTTTCACCTCTCCAATGGCATCGAGAACGTGGGACTCAGGCTGATGGTCACTGAGGTTCTGTGAAAGCAAAGGGACATATCTCAACGTAGAGCTCAGAGGCAGCACTTCATCTCCTGTTCCAGAAAGCAGGGCTGTCACTCACTTTGTTGGAGTACGCTGACAGAGCAGCCTCCAGAACTCCCGCGACTTTCTGGAAGAAAAGCTTCCACGTCCCTGCGCTGCTGTTCATGCTGCTCGGCGCCTTGCAAGTCAGCAGTGTGACGAGGTTGTCAGAGGAAAGAGATGATGCGACCTTGAAAGAAGCGGACAGATTTGTGCAGTCAGTGAACCAGGACTCTTTGCAAAGACAGGCATTCAGGTGCACCGTTCAAGGGAGACTTACCGAAGAGCAGGCATAATCAGAGATGCCGAAGTCGCACAGCTGGTTCGAGGAAGGAGGCTGGCTCCCAAGTTGACCACTGCAAGGCAGAAAAACATGTTATCCATTTTCACCACTTTAAAGCCTATTTCTGCTCTCAGCAGGCACCAAACCGATACTCACCTGTTGACACTTCCACACAGCCTCACCTCtgcaaagcaaaagaaaaaaaaaaaacaataaaacgaAAGATGAGGTCTAGAATTTACTAGCTatctcatgatttttttttcacaaacttATGAAATTCTATCAATCGCAAACTAGCATCCTGTGTTCTGACTCACCGTCCACTATTGTTTCGTTGCACTGGTGATAGGGAAGACAAAGAAAGGAAAGATAAGAAAACAATTATGTACAGCTTCTAATTGAGCTTGAACTTTACTCATAACCGATGTAAGACAATGAAGCACTTACGGAACCGACAGGGCGAGGAGGCTTGCAgtctgaggaaaaaaacaagacaaacaagaCTTCTGTCAATGGGAGCCCACTTGCGTATTGTTTACATGCACGTGCATTTGGTAAGAGCTCTTTCGGTTTACCAAAGAACAACACTTCGTTCTTTACGTATTTGAGGGAGCGTTGGTCAGGCCATACCTTCTGGTGGTGACTTTTGAAGTTCGTCTATGCTTGACTTCAGCTCCACTCGAACTCCAGATGGGAGAACCGCCAAAGCGTTCTCCAGGCCTTTCAATCTGTGGAAACGTGCAAAAATGGAAAATCTCAACATTTACTTCTACTCACCGAATAAAGACATGAAACCAAGGGAGCCAGATTGTTTACATTGCTTTGTAAGAGTCACAGGTGAGGTCGGTGGGGATCACCACCAGAACTGAAGGACGGAAGCTGGCCAGCAGGACCACCAGGTTGATTTGGAACCACAGCTCATAGTCGCTGGTTTGGAAGACAGGGAATTTGGGAGCCAGAGCCGTCAAAGTCAGGTTCAGTATTGCGTCCCGGACGTCCGCGTTGGCGATGTAGGTGATGTTTTCCTGAGAGCGGAGGGTGGGGGAAGAGATACCTTTAGCACCACGTTGGGACCTTCTAGCAAGGCCTGCTTGTTCGCAAGCAGCGCATTCTTGGTCCAAGCCATTAAGGATAAATtccattaaaagaaaaagaataaaaagaaaaggacTTACCTCCTTGCTGACCTCCACGAACGTTTCAAAGAATCTCTCTAGCTGCCCCTCGTCTGAGGATTCTAGGATGCTGTTCAACACCTCCTTCACCACGGTCACATTTTCAAGAGCACCGGTGGACGGATCCAACAGCAGCTCTGCTTTCTGGTCAGGTGACAGGGATTCCAGAGCTGCCAGCTGaggtgaacaaaacaaaacaaataacgcATGACTGTTGGTGACTTGCTCTCTTTTCCCAATGATATacagaaaagaagaaaacaaactatcaaagaaagaaagaaagaaagaaacaaaaatggcTGCCAGCCAAAGGCTCCCTTAAAGCTGTGTGAGAAGAGAAGCATAACAAAAACAGGTGATTTACCCCGCTGATGTTCAGCTCCTTGAGGTCTGTGTAATTGGCCACCGTGGTGAATGGACCCAAGTTGATGCCAAGCCACTCAGTATCGTTTCCGATGTCCTTTCTGCAATCTGTTTTTAAAGATAAGAGCGGAAGAAGATCAGCCTGCGCCGGTGCACTGCTGTGAAGCCAGCACACAAAACCCCTGACCGGTCAGCTTAAACAAAACCAGCGACGCGCGCCTGCCGGCAACAGAGAGGTGGAAGTGAAAGCACGTCCTGGAAGGTCTACCTGGATTGTTGAATTGGACGGCAAATTCCTTCAGGCGCTCCACCAGAATCCTGGTTATCTCCTGCCTCCTGGTGAATGTCATGTTGTGGAAAACATCTCCCATTCCCTCAACGCTGCAACAGAGAGGCACAGAAGAGTGTTAAGGTGGGCGTGTCGATGCAGATCGACAAGCTTCCTTTCTCCACATTCAGGCACTCACATCACATGGTAGTTGGTGCAGTTGACGCCAGCTGTGACCTTAAGCAGCATTTCGGCGGTGAAACTGGGGAGGATAGGGATGAGCTTCACGGTGAACCACACTTCCCAGTCATGAGCCACAAATTGCTGGAACTTCAGTTCAATGATTACGAAGGTTCGGTTCATCATCACGTCTCTCACAGCAGGGGTGATATCGGGAATCTGCAGGGACACAACACCGGGAGTGTGAATGGCAATGCATTAAAATAGCGGTCCTCGCGGTTTCCACGCGGCCTCTGTCAGACCCGTTGACTCATTGACTTGCCTGAGAAGTTGCTGTTAGCTCCGTCAGAAACTCCTCCACGTTCTTGAAAGCGCCGCCATCCTCCAGGCGGTCGAACACAGCGTGGATCTGATTGGTGTCGTTCAGCGCTCCGGAGCTCAGTGTCAGTTCAGCTACTTGGGTAGGGCTCAGCAGTTCCAACGATTCAAACTGAAGCACAACATGGACAGCAGATGTTATATCACAGATGAGGCCGTTCACTCAAAACCAAAAAATACATTCGTAAAATGATGACAGTTTACATGGGCAGCTGGAGCAAGCCAAAGTTTACTCACGCTGGAGACATTTTCATTCAGCTTTTGCAAATCCTTCAAGGTAGCGTAGACTGAGAAGTTGCCAAAGTTCTTCTCCAGCCAGTCAGCGGTGCTCGTAGTTTTGGCAAGACAGGCAGGATCTGGAATGAACAATGGGGGAATTAAACAGAGCACCACTGAACTGGCGAAACACCCGTGACAAGCCGAGACGTTGAAGGATGCCTAGGGAACTACAGCATGACGGATGGCAACTCAGGACAGTGATAGGACTTTAAGTACCTGTTAGGTCATCTCTCGAGAGGAAGGGTTGGATAAAATCAGTGAAGACGACCTGTGGTTTCCCCACCTCCATGAGGGATGCTTGACGGCTGAGAGCCTGCACCCTAATTCGGAAAAGATTGTCGACCGTTAAAGAATGCTCAACTTCGCTCCCCTGACTACCGCTTCAGGATTTCCTGAGAATACTTACACAACTTGGTACGTGTCGCAACTGAAGTTCTTGGAGCTAAGACAGGAAAGGAAGTCTCTGGAGACTGCTGGCAAGAATGGTCTCAGCTTTCCCTCGAACCAGTTGGTAACGAAGCAGACATCTGTCAGTTGTGCGGAGTGGAAGTTGTTGACTTTCACCTCTCCAATGGCATCGAGAACATGGGACTCAGGCTGATGGCCACTGAGGTTCTGTGAAAGCAAAGGGACATATCTCAAGGTAGAGCTCAGAAGCAGCACTTTATCTCCTGTTCCAAAAAGCAGGGATGTCACTCACTTTGTTGGAGTACGCTGACAGAGCAGTCTCCAGAATTCCCTCAACTTTCTGGAAGAAAAACTTCCACGTCTCTGCGCTGCTGTTCATGCTGCTCGGCGCCTTGCAAGTCAGCAGTGTGACGAGGTTGTCAGAGGAAAGAGATGATGCGACCTTGAAAGAAGCGGACAGATTTGTGCAGTCAGTGAACCAGGACTCTTTGCAAAGACAGGCATTCAGTTGCACCTTTCAAGGAAGACTTACCGAAGAGCAGGCATAATCAGAGATGCCGAAGTCGCACAGCTGATTTGAGGAAGGAGGCTGGCACCCAAGTTGACAACTGCAAGGCACAAAAACATGTTATCCATTTTCACCACTTTAAAGCCTATTTCTGCTCTCAGCAGGCACCAAACCGATACTCACCTGTTGACACTTCCACACAGCCTCACCTctgcaaagcaaaaaaataacaataaaacaaaagatgAGGTCTAGAATTTACTAGCTatcttatgattttttttttttttttacaaagtgaTGAAATTCTGTAAATTCCAAACTAGCATCCTGTGTTCTGACTCACCATCCACTAATGTTTCTTTGCACTGGTGATAGGGAAGACAAAGAAAGGAAAGATAAGAAAACCATTATGTACAGCTTCTAATTGGTCTTGAACATTACTTGTAACCGATGTAAGAATGAAGTACTTACCAAACCGACAGGGCGAGGAGGCTTGCagtctgaggaaaaaaaacaagacaaacaagaCTTCTGTCAATGGGAGCCCACTTGCGTATTGTTTACATTCACGTGCATTTGGTAAGAGCTCTTTCGGTTTACCAAAGAATAACACTTCGTTCTTTACGTATTTGAGGAGCGTTGGTCAGGCCATACCTTCTGGTGGTGACTGTTGAAATTTGTCTATGCTTGACTTCAGCTCCACTCGAACTCCAGATGGGAGAACCGCCAAAGCGTTCTCCAGGCCTTTCAATCTGTAGAAACGTgcaaaaatagaaaacactcaACATTTACTTCTACTCACCGAATAAAGACATGAAACCAAGGGAGCCAGATTGTTTACATTGCTTTGTAAGAGTCACAGGTGAGGTCGGTGGGGATCACCACCAGAACTGAAGGACGGAAGCTGGCCAGCAGGACCACCAGGTTGATTTGGAACCACAGCTCATAGTCGCTGGTTTGGAAGACAGGGAATTTGGGAGCCAGAGCCATCAAAGTCAGGTTAAGTATTGCGTCCCGGATATTCGCGTTGGTGATGTAGGTTATGTTTTCCTGAGAGCGGAGGGTGGGGGAAGAGATACCTTTAGCACCACGTTGGGACCTTCTAGCATTGCCTGCTCGTTCGCAAGCAGCGCATTCTTGGTCCAAGCCATTAAGGATAAattgcattgaaaaaaaaaaaagaataaaataaaaaagatttacCTCCTTGCTGACCTCCACGAACGTTTCAAAGAATCTCTCTAGCTGCCCCTCATCTGGGG
The genomic region above belongs to Onychostoma macrolepis isolate SWU-2019 chromosome 01, ASM1243209v1, whole genome shotgun sequence and contains:
- the LOC131535966 gene encoding uncharacterized protein LOC131535966 encodes the protein MHVNCKETLVDEVRLCGSVNSCQLGCQPPSSNQLCDFGISDYACSSVASSLSSDNLVTLLTCKAPSSMNSSAETWKFFFQKVEGILETALSAYSNKNLSGHQPESHVLDAIGEVKVNNFHSAQLTDVCFVTNWFEGKLRPFLPAVSRDFLSCLSSKNFSCDTYQVVVQALSRQASLMEVGKPQVVFTDFIQPFLSRDDLTDPACLAKTTSTADWLEKNFGNFSVYATLKDLQKLNENVSSFESLELLSPTQVAELTLSSGALNDTNQIHAVFDRLEDGGAFKNVEEFLTELTATSQIPDITPAVRDVMMNRTFVIIELKFQQFVAHDWEVWFTVKLIPILPSFTAEMLLKVTAGVNCTNYHVIVEGMGDVFHNMTFTRRQEITRILVERLKEFAVQFNNPGRPSRTGFVCWLHSSAPAQADLLPLLSLKTDCRKDIGNDTEWLGINLGPFTTVANYTDLKELNISGLAALESLSPDQKAELLLDPSTGALENVTVVKEVLNSILESSDEGQLERFFETFVEVSKEENITYIANADVRDAILNLTLTALAPKFPVFQTSDYELWFQINLVVLLASFRPSVLVVIPTDLTCDSYKAILKGLENALAVLPSGVRVELKSSIDELQKSPPEDCKPPRPVGSCNETIVDEVRLCGSVNSGQLGSQPPSSNQLCDFGISDYACSSVASSLSSDNLVTLLTCKAPSSMNSSAGTWKLFFQKVAGVLEAALSAYSNKNLSDHQPESHVLDAIGEVKVNNFSVAQLTDVSFVTDWFRGKLRPFLPAVSRDFLSCLSSKNFSCDTYQVVVQALSRQASLMEVGKQQVVFTDFIQPFLSRDDLTGT